The following are encoded in a window of Shewanella psychrotolerans genomic DNA:
- a CDS encoding Fe(3+) ABC transporter substrate-binding protein codes for MKFVKSLAVLGLACVTTLVNAADTLTVYSYRQAFLIEPILADFTKETGVKVNVVFSKNGIAERVAREGRLSPADLILTSDFSRLMELVDKELVQPVNSKTLNDNIPQALRSPQNDWYALTKRVRNVYSSKERVGPIAIDYEDLADPKFKGKICTRSGKHPYNISLVASMIAHHGEQETKVWLEGVKANLARKPQGNDRAQVKAVKEGLCDLAIGNSYYLGKMLQDPNQVSWAEAVSINFPNQENRGSHINVSGMALAKHAPHKQNAIKLMEYLSSDAAQKSYAEVNMEYPVKLNVAPSKLVSSWGEFKSDELPIFKLAEYHKAAVKLLDEVQFDL; via the coding sequence ATGAAGTTTGTTAAAAGCTTGGCTGTTTTAGGATTAGCTTGTGTCACAACGTTAGTGAACGCGGCTGACACCTTAACCGTTTATTCCTATCGTCAGGCGTTTTTGATAGAACCTATTCTTGCCGACTTTACTAAAGAAACTGGCGTGAAGGTCAATGTCGTCTTTTCTAAAAACGGCATTGCTGAACGCGTTGCGCGAGAAGGGCGCTTATCTCCTGCAGATTTGATTTTGACATCAGATTTTTCTCGTTTAATGGAGTTAGTAGACAAAGAACTCGTGCAGCCTGTGAATAGTAAAACCTTGAATGACAATATTCCTCAGGCATTAAGATCGCCACAAAATGACTGGTATGCATTGACCAAGCGGGTGAGAAATGTCTATTCATCCAAAGAGCGGGTGGGACCAATAGCGATAGACTACGAAGATCTTGCTGATCCTAAGTTTAAAGGCAAAATTTGTACTCGTAGCGGCAAGCATCCTTACAATATCTCTTTAGTCGCGTCCATGATCGCACATCATGGAGAACAGGAAACCAAAGTATGGTTAGAAGGTGTCAAGGCAAACTTGGCTCGCAAGCCTCAGGGGAACGATCGCGCTCAGGTCAAGGCGGTTAAAGAGGGATTGTGCGACCTGGCCATTGGCAACAGTTATTACTTAGGTAAGATGCTGCAAGACCCTAATCAAGTCTCTTGGGCTGAGGCGGTAAGTATCAACTTTCCGAACCAAGAGAATCGAGGTTCCCATATCAATGTTTCTGGTATGGCTTTAGCGAAGCATGCTCCACACAAACAGAATGCAATAAAGTTAATGGAATATCTATCAAGTGATGCCGCGCAAAAGTCTTATGCCGAAGTCAATATGGAGTATCCAGTTAAGTTAAATGTGGCGCCGTCAAAACTTGTCTCGTCATGGGGGGAGTTTAAATCCGATGAGTTGCCGATTTTTAAATTAGCAGAATATCATAAAGCTGCAGTTAAGTTATTAGATGAGGTTCAGTTTGATCTGTGA
- a CDS encoding ABC transporter permease: protein MILGFAKRWSLASYVVAAILTLPLVAIVIQATALDESIFPHLLNTVLPTYILNTLLLMLSVCIGATVIAIPAAWLVARCDFPGRQIFQWALLLPLAMPAYIVAYVYTDLLDYAGPIQRGLRHLFNWQSPQDYFFPDIRTLAGASVILALVLFPYIYLLARTAFLEQSSSLQHAARVMGCGPWRSFWRLSLPMARPALAVGGALVAMETAADFATVSYFAVPTLTTAVYDTWLEYGSLSAAAKLSAIMLFVVFGIIGIERFARRKQKLFQKHTELNDGDRYPLSKMQGYLALTYCFGLLLLAFLLPFIILVGYGWQYFEVSWNRDFLNYAVNSLYIAVLVSVITVCIAVLLMFVRRCSPHKVDKLPSRFASTGYALPGTVLAIGVLVPLTYLDFAINDIYAYFNAIGPGLILSGSVFVLLFGFSVRFVAIAIGSVESSYKRISPTLDMAAITMGIKPKILLWRVHLPLLRKGIFAGLLLVFIESMKELPAALLLRPVGFENLATYVYQFVSDEQLEHGALAAIVIVLVGLVPLIYLNRSLEHRS from the coding sequence ATGATTTTAGGTTTTGCTAAGCGTTGGTCGTTAGCCAGCTATGTTGTTGCAGCAATATTGACGCTCCCTCTTGTCGCCATCGTTATTCAGGCGACAGCCCTTGATGAATCGATTTTCCCCCATCTGCTCAACACGGTATTGCCGACTTATATACTCAATACCTTGTTATTGATGCTCTCTGTATGTATCGGAGCCACGGTGATCGCTATCCCTGCTGCATGGTTAGTTGCACGTTGTGACTTTCCTGGACGGCAAATTTTTCAATGGGCTTTGTTACTGCCATTAGCTATGCCTGCTTACATCGTCGCCTACGTTTATACCGATCTATTGGATTATGCGGGACCTATTCAGCGTGGGTTGAGGCACCTGTTTAATTGGCAATCGCCTCAAGATTATTTCTTTCCTGACATCCGTACCTTAGCGGGTGCCTCTGTCATCTTGGCTTTGGTGTTGTTTCCCTATATTTATCTTTTAGCACGTACGGCTTTTTTAGAGCAGTCGTCCAGTTTGCAACATGCTGCCCGGGTTATGGGGTGTGGGCCATGGCGCAGCTTTTGGCGTCTAAGCTTACCTATGGCAAGACCCGCTCTCGCTGTCGGTGGGGCATTAGTTGCGATGGAAACCGCGGCAGATTTTGCGACCGTGAGTTACTTTGCTGTACCGACATTAACTACAGCCGTTTATGATACTTGGCTGGAATATGGCAGTTTGTCTGCTGCCGCTAAGTTGTCCGCCATCATGTTGTTTGTCGTCTTTGGCATCATAGGTATAGAGCGGTTTGCCCGTAGAAAACAAAAGCTATTTCAAAAGCATACCGAGTTAAATGATGGCGACCGTTATCCGTTGTCAAAAATGCAGGGATATTTGGCTCTGACATACTGTTTTGGATTGTTATTATTGGCCTTTTTGTTACCGTTTATCATTCTAGTGGGGTATGGATGGCAGTATTTTGAGGTGAGCTGGAATCGTGACTTTCTCAACTATGCTGTTAACAGCCTTTATATTGCGGTGCTCGTTAGTGTTATTACCGTCTGCATCGCGGTATTGTTGATGTTTGTTAGAAGATGTAGTCCACACAAGGTCGATAAGCTTCCCTCTCGATTTGCTTCAACCGGATATGCTTTACCTGGCACAGTACTCGCGATTGGCGTACTAGTACCACTGACATACTTAGATTTTGCGATAAATGACATTTATGCCTATTTTAATGCAATTGGTCCCGGACTGATTTTAAGTGGTAGTGTTTTTGTATTGCTGTTTGGTTTCAGTGTTCGTTTTGTGGCGATAGCGATTGGCAGTGTAGAGAGTAGTTATAAGCGAATTAGTCCGACGCTCGATATGGCTGCAATTACTATGGGGATTAAGCCGAAAATCTTGTTGTGGCGCGTTCATTTACCATTACTTAGAAAGGGGATATTTGCAGGGCTATTGCTGGTGTTTATCGAGAGCATGAAGGAGCTTCCTGCTGCGCTGCTGCTTAGACCCGTTGGTTTTGAAAACCTTGCAACTTATGTCTATCAATTCGTATCAGATGAACAGTTAGAACATGGCGCACTGGCGGCAATCGTGATTGTTCTTGTTGGACTTGTTCCGCTTATCTATTTAAATCGTTCTCTGGAGCATCGCAGCTAA